A single region of the Xylanivirga thermophila genome encodes:
- a CDS encoding sugar phosphate nucleotidyltransferase: protein MKGIVLAGGTGSRLFPLTKVTNKHLLPVGKYPMIYYPIYKLKKAGIEDILVVTGKEHAGAIVNLLGSGYEMGLKFTYRIQDRAGGIAQALDLGREFVGQDRCVVILGDNIFEDDITPYVDSYKKQDKGARILIKEVPDPERYGVAEIKDGHILSIEEKPQKPKSSFCVTGIYMYDNQVFDIIKNLKPSDRGELEITDVNNAYISQGTLTYDKMQGWWTDAGTFKSLALANDLAAKIEMEI, encoded by the coding sequence ATGAAAGGTATAGTACTTGCAGGGGGTACGGGTTCAAGGCTTTTCCCCCTCACAAAGGTAACCAATAAGCACCTTTTACCCGTTGGAAAGTACCCAATGATATACTACCCCATATATAAGCTGAAAAAGGCAGGGATAGAGGATATACTAGTGGTAACCGGAAAGGAACATGCAGGGGCAATAGTGAACCTATTGGGAAGTGGCTATGAGATGGGGCTTAAGTTTACATATAGGATACAGGATAGGGCGGGAGGCATAGCCCAGGCCCTTGATCTGGGACGTGAATTTGTAGGCCAGGATAGATGTGTAGTCATATTAGGTGATAACATATTTGAAGATGATATCACACCTTATGTGGATAGTTATAAGAAACAGGATAAGGGTGCACGGATACTCATAAAGGAAGTGCCAGATCCTGAACGATATGGTGTTGCCGAGATAAAAGATGGACATATACTCTCGATAGAGGAAAAGCCACAAAAGCCCAAGAGCAGTTTTTGCGTAACGGGTATATATATGTATGATAATCAGGTGTTTGATATAATAAAGAATTTAAAACCATCAGATAGGGGCGAGCTTGAGATAACAGATGTAAATAATGCTTATATAAGCCAAGGTACCCTTACCTATGACAAGATGCAGGGATGGTGGACGGATGC